One part of the Ornithodoros turicata isolate Travis chromosome 2, ASM3712646v1, whole genome shotgun sequence genome encodes these proteins:
- the LOC135383414 gene encoding uncharacterized protein LOC135383414, with product MFDFARQGCSYSQTPDEAKVGSSYITSGYPDEARSVHAVRVCSSHFTDNVYLDENIVQVQLGLTQKRNELKLDAVPTVFHEQSEPATSTLQAARQGKAQVKDQLLLIQVPSIHETASNNDLPEQCFLHPSSRSKENDFMASTDISQLHAKTK from the exons atgtttgatttcgcacgccaaggatgcagctacagccagaccccagacgaagcgaaagttggaagcagctacatcactagcgggtatccagatgaagcaaggagtgttcatgctgtccgtgtatgctcctcgcatttcaccgataatgtgtacctggatgagaacatcgtgcaagtgcaacttggattgacacaaaaaaggaacgaattgaaacttgacgccgttccgacagtattccacgaacaaagcgagccagcaacttcgaca ctgcaggctgCTCGACAGGGtaaagcgcaagtg aaggaccagttgctgctgatccaagtcccatccatccatgaaacggcatcaaacaat gatcttccagaacagtgctttcttcatccaagttcaagaagtaaagagaatgacttcatggcttctactgacatctcacagctacatgccaagacaaaataa